In one Aeromicrobium wangtongii genomic region, the following are encoded:
- a CDS encoding NuoB/complex I 20 kDa subunit family protein — MGLEEKLPSGVLLSTVEGLAGYMRKASFWPATFGLACCAIEMMTFGAPRFDSSRFGMEVFRPSPRQADLMIVAGRVSNKMAPVLRQIYDQMAGPKYVLAMGVCASSGGMFNNYAIVQGVDHVVPVDMYLPGCPPRPEMLIDAILKLHDSIQHEKLGANRLAQIKAEEKTALLATPTSAMKGLMR; from the coding sequence ATGGGACTAGAGGAAAAGCTGCCGTCGGGGGTCCTGCTGTCGACGGTCGAGGGACTCGCCGGCTACATGCGCAAGGCCTCGTTCTGGCCCGCGACGTTCGGCCTGGCGTGCTGCGCGATCGAGATGATGACCTTCGGCGCGCCGCGCTTCGACTCGTCCCGGTTCGGCATGGAGGTCTTCCGCCCCTCGCCGCGCCAGGCCGACCTGATGATCGTGGCCGGCCGGGTCAGCAACAAGATGGCCCCCGTCCTGCGCCAGATCTACGACCAGATGGCCGGACCGAAGTACGTCCTGGCCATGGGGGTGTGCGCCAGCTCGGGTGGGATGTTCAACAACTACGCGATCGTCCAGGGCGTCGACCACGTCGTCCCGGTCGACATGTACCTGCCCGGTTGCCCGCCGCGCCCCGAGATGCTGATCGACGCGATCCTCAAGCTGCACGACTCGATCCAGCACGAGAAGCTCGGCGCCAACCGTCTGGCCCAGATCAAGGCCGAGGAGAAGACGGCCCTGCTCGCGACGCCGACCTCGGCGATGAAAGGGCTCATGCGATGA
- a CDS encoding NADH-quinone oxidoreductase subunit A — translation MTAYTPILVLGGLAALFAIGSVAIAPFTGPKRYNRAKLDRYESGIEPSPLPEGGGKVSIRYFIIAMLFIVFDIEIIFLYPFAVAFDALGWFGLIEMFLFMATVFIAYAYVWRRGGLEWD, via the coding sequence ATGACGGCCTACACGCCGATTCTGGTGCTGGGCGGACTGGCTGCCCTGTTCGCCATCGGGTCCGTGGCGATCGCGCCCTTCACCGGGCCGAAGCGTTACAACCGGGCCAAGCTCGACCGCTACGAGTCGGGCATCGAGCCCAGCCCCCTGCCAGAAGGCGGCGGCAAGGTCTCGATCCGTTACTTCATCATCGCGATGCTGTTCATCGTCTTCGACATCGAGATCATCTTCCTCTACCCGTTCGCCGTCGCCTTCGATGCGCTCGGCTGGTTCGGCCTGATCGAGATGTTCCTGTTCATGGCGACGGTCTTCATCGCCTATGCCTACGTCTGGCGTCGTGGAGGCTTGGAATGGGACTAG
- a CDS encoding demethylmenaquinone methyltransferase: MSRAGLDKQPHDVATMFDKVAKRYDLTNDVLSLGQDRRWRKRVVDLVAPKPGELVLDLAAGTGTSSQPFADAGATVVPCDFSMGMLEVGKQARPELPFTAGDGMLLPFGDNTFDAVTISFGLRNIVDPIEGLREMLRVTKRGGRIVVCEFSTPTWGPFDAIYTNYLMRALPPVARAVSSNPESYVYLAESIRAWPDQKGLALRMVEAGWGKVDWHNLTAGIVALHHSTKP, encoded by the coding sequence GTGAGCCGAGCCGGTCTGGACAAGCAGCCCCACGACGTCGCGACGATGTTCGACAAGGTGGCCAAGAGGTACGACCTGACCAATGACGTGCTCTCGCTGGGCCAGGACCGCCGGTGGCGCAAGCGGGTCGTCGACCTGGTCGCCCCGAAGCCGGGCGAGCTGGTCCTCGATCTCGCGGCGGGCACCGGGACGTCCAGCCAGCCGTTCGCCGATGCCGGCGCGACCGTCGTGCCGTGCGACTTCTCGATGGGGATGCTCGAGGTCGGCAAGCAGGCGCGGCCAGAGCTGCCGTTCACCGCGGGCGACGGGATGCTGCTGCCGTTCGGCGACAACACCTTCGACGCCGTGACGATCTCGTTCGGCCTGCGCAACATCGTCGACCCCATCGAGGGCCTGCGCGAGATGCTGCGGGTGACCAAGCGGGGCGGACGCATCGTGGTGTGCGAGTTCAGCACACCCACGTGGGGCCCGTTCGACGCGATCTACACCAACTACCTGATGCGGGCCCTGCCGCCGGTGGCCCGCGCGGTCTCCTCCAATCCCGAGTCGTACGTGTACCTCGCCGAGTCGATCCGCGCCTGGCCCGACCAGAAGGGCCTGGCGCTGCGCATGGTCGAGGCCGGCTGGGGCAAGGTCGACTGGCACAACCTCACGGCGGGCATCGTGGCCCTGCACCACTCCACCAAGCCCTGA
- a CDS encoding isochorismate synthase encodes MSNPALADVPGPLLVRSAPIDDPGALLSLLPQDDAFAWVHNGDGLVGWGRAAEVHTSGKGRFAEAEQWWRDLAQHAVVRDEVGTPGSGLVAFGSFTFSDDTEGSALVVPEIVVGRRDGVTWVTLIGLGITATPPLVPSSAPREPSGATFSDGAVDSAEWQQMVAEAVSRIVRDDLDKVVLARELVATLDEPLDVRAPLARLAEQYPSCWTFHVDGFFGSTPEMLVRLERGLVTSRVLAGTIRRTGDDTRDLALAGSLARSSKDLEEHEYAVRSVADALAPHCTNMFVPETPFVLHLPNVMHLATDVTGVMRNGAGALTLAASLHPSAAVGGTPTAEAVRLIGQVERLDRGRYAGPVGWIDARGDGEWGIGLRSAQIEDDGRTVRLFAGCGIVADSVPADELAESEAKLIPVRDALRPRT; translated from the coding sequence GTGAGCAACCCTGCCCTCGCCGATGTTCCGGGCCCCCTCCTGGTCCGCTCGGCTCCCATCGACGACCCCGGCGCCCTGCTCTCCCTCCTCCCCCAGGACGACGCGTTCGCCTGGGTCCACAACGGTGACGGGCTGGTCGGCTGGGGCCGCGCCGCGGAGGTTCACACCTCCGGCAAGGGACGTTTCGCCGAGGCCGAGCAGTGGTGGCGCGACCTGGCCCAGCACGCCGTGGTCCGCGACGAGGTCGGCACACCGGGCTCCGGGCTGGTCGCATTCGGCTCGTTCACCTTCTCCGACGACACCGAGGGCAGCGCACTGGTCGTGCCCGAGATCGTGGTCGGGCGCCGCGACGGCGTCACCTGGGTCACGCTGATCGGCCTGGGCATCACGGCCACGCCGCCGCTCGTCCCCTCGTCGGCTCCTCGCGAGCCCTCCGGTGCGACGTTCTCGGACGGCGCGGTCGACAGCGCCGAGTGGCAGCAGATGGTCGCCGAGGCCGTGTCCCGCATCGTCCGTGACGACCTGGACAAGGTCGTGCTGGCCCGCGAGCTGGTCGCGACGCTCGACGAGCCGCTGGACGTCCGCGCACCGCTGGCCAGGCTCGCCGAGCAGTACCCGAGCTGCTGGACGTTCCACGTCGACGGCTTCTTCGGCTCCACCCCCGAGATGCTCGTGCGCCTCGAACGGGGCCTGGTGACCTCACGCGTCCTGGCCGGGACGATCCGGCGCACCGGCGACGACACCCGCGACCTGGCGCTGGCCGGATCGCTGGCCCGCTCGAGCAAGGATCTCGAGGAGCACGAGTACGCCGTGCGCTCGGTCGCGGACGCACTGGCACCGCACTGCACGAACATGTTTGTCCCGGAGACGCCGTTCGTGCTGCACCTGCCCAATGTCATGCACCTGGCGACCGATGTCACGGGCGTCATGAGGAACGGCGCCGGCGCCCTGACCCTCGCGGCCTCGCTGCACCCGTCCGCGGCAGTCGGCGGCACCCCCACCGCGGAGGCGGTCCGGCTGATCGGCCAGGTCGAGCGGCTCGACCGCGGCCGCTATGCCGGCCCGGTCGGCTGGATCGACGCCCGCGGCGACGGCGAGTGGGGCATCGGCCTGCGCTCGGCCCAGATCGAGGACGATGGTCGCACCGTGCGGCTGTTCGCCGGCTGCGGCATCGTGGCCGACTCCGTGCCCGCCGACGAGCTGGCCGAGTCCGAGGCCAAGCTCATCCCGGTGCGCGACGCCCTGCGTCCACGCACCTGA
- a CDS encoding SGNH/GDSL hydrolase family protein, translating into MSFHRYVALGDSFTEGVGDPDPTRPNGVRGWADRMAAELAGDDFTYANLAIRGRKLLQIVAEQLEPAIAMKPDLVTIYAGANDVLRPRVDIDNLMATYDVAIGRLTDAGARVVMFTAYDPGESPVFGALRGRFAIYNELVREIAERHDAVLVDFWRLRDYRDDRLWDIDRMHMSSAGHQRMAIAVLDTLGIAHDLKPLEVLERPLLTSKQRRAANLEWAKSHAGPWVKRRLTGTSSGDGLRPRWPALAPVTAG; encoded by the coding sequence GTGAGCTTCCACCGTTATGTCGCGCTCGGCGACTCATTCACCGAAGGCGTCGGCGACCCCGACCCGACCCGTCCCAATGGCGTCCGGGGCTGGGCCGACCGGATGGCCGCAGAGCTGGCCGGCGACGACTTCACCTACGCGAACCTGGCGATCCGCGGGCGCAAGCTCCTGCAGATCGTGGCCGAGCAGCTCGAGCCCGCGATCGCGATGAAGCCCGACCTGGTCACGATCTACGCCGGCGCCAATGACGTCCTGCGCCCCCGGGTCGACATCGACAACCTGATGGCGACGTACGACGTGGCCATCGGACGCCTCACCGACGCCGGTGCCCGGGTCGTCATGTTCACCGCGTACGACCCCGGCGAGTCCCCGGTGTTCGGTGCCCTGCGCGGCCGCTTCGCGATCTACAACGAGCTCGTCCGTGAGATCGCCGAGCGCCACGACGCCGTGCTGGTCGACTTCTGGCGGCTGCGGGACTACCGCGACGACCGGCTGTGGGACATCGACCGCATGCACATGTCCAGCGCCGGCCACCAGCGGATGGCCATCGCGGTGCTCGACACGCTCGGCATCGCGCACGACCTCAAGCCGCTCGAGGTGCTCGAACGGCCGCTGCTGACCTCCAAGCAGCGTCGCGCCGCGAACCTGGAGTGGGCCAAGTCCCACGCCGGCCCCTGGGTCAAGCGGCGCCTGACCGGCACCTCCTCGGGTGACGGCCTGCGCCCCCGCTGGCCCGCGCTCGCACCGGTCACGGCCGGCTGA
- a CDS encoding helix-turn-helix transcriptional regulator, whose protein sequence is MANHRSAATPLVGRRDELDLLLQYAGVTTDARDIVLLGGDAGIGKTRLLRELGLRAREAGHRVMAGHCLDLGDSAPPYQPFGDAFSGLGVDERDRLAERFPALGPLLPRPSAAPGPGVERAELFASVVAALDSLAEEQPVLLVIEDAHWADASTRHLIRYVMAQGFHRSVHVVVSYRSDDLHRKHPLRQPLTEWVRMPGVRRIELEPLADAEVADLVRVRADGTLGPDELHAVVQRAGGNAFYVEELIDAGMADHASSLPETLSDLLLVRLDRLDEPARRLVRAAAVTDGREGFAALAAAAGLSDVELDEALVTAVDHKVLRRSGSDDYAFRHALLGEALRDDLLPGERRRIHGAFLAALAPDAPPATLARHALAAGDRRTAFLATVEAARAAGRVAGHDEAAAHWEQALELLDAAPEGTDEIDLVIDAADALVTSGQLMRALDLLRDRLAQLPADRGRGCHGRLLVAIGNTSYYANLDAEAEQASADAARVVPDEPTALRGEVVALRARVLSSRQLDQEAIAWGERALAIGEQIGSEQVISDAKATLTRLMVRTGDDPDRARATFHELVDSSRVSGHVLGELRGLNQLGFINFNAGELDQAEWAFAEALRRAEETGWGKGPYGFDGRFFGAVVAYMRGHWDRVRELCEPQAGLPALLAANLAAVGLPVAAARGEVEQIERTLAMRSLWRHEEAASAHGSAGLIELYGVAGDLVAARRTYDDVIEVFVRAWDEPDFPGRIKLAALLLGQYAGAVESLERAGQHLLLAQVPALAGDVERVVAATHPFGPEGEAWRRRAHAEIARLRWRCGVDAPDLDELTGAWRSTLEAFRGLDDPYETARSATRLAAVLMTTGAGAEAAALLHEARGDAERLRARPLLAEIELLRPRQDGSEVQLTPREIEVLHQVAAGRSNGEIGKHLFISIKTVSVHVSNILAKLEASGRTEAAAIARRRGLLDG, encoded by the coding sequence ATGGCGAATCATCGCTCCGCGGCCACACCGCTGGTCGGGCGCCGGGACGAGCTGGACCTGCTGCTGCAGTACGCAGGTGTGACGACCGACGCCCGCGACATCGTGCTGCTCGGGGGCGACGCGGGCATCGGCAAGACGCGGTTGCTGCGCGAGCTGGGCCTGCGCGCGCGGGAGGCGGGCCACCGGGTCATGGCGGGCCACTGCCTCGACCTGGGCGACAGCGCACCGCCGTACCAGCCGTTCGGGGACGCGTTCTCGGGCCTGGGCGTCGACGAGCGCGACCGGCTGGCCGAGCGCTTCCCGGCGCTGGGCCCCCTGCTGCCGCGTCCGTCGGCGGCACCGGGTCCGGGTGTCGAGCGGGCCGAGCTGTTCGCATCGGTGGTGGCCGCCCTCGACTCGCTGGCCGAGGAGCAGCCGGTGCTGCTGGTCATCGAGGACGCCCACTGGGCCGATGCCTCGACCCGCCACCTGATCCGTTACGTCATGGCGCAGGGATTTCATCGCTCGGTCCACGTCGTGGTGAGCTACCGCTCCGACGACCTGCACCGCAAGCACCCGCTGCGGCAGCCGCTGACCGAGTGGGTCCGGATGCCGGGGGTGCGCCGCATCGAGCTCGAGCCGCTCGCGGACGCCGAGGTGGCCGACCTGGTCCGGGTGCGCGCCGACGGCACCCTGGGCCCGGACGAGCTGCACGCGGTGGTCCAGCGAGCCGGCGGCAACGCGTTCTACGTCGAGGAGTTGATCGACGCGGGGATGGCCGACCACGCCTCCTCCCTGCCCGAGACCCTCAGCGATCTGCTGCTCGTGCGGCTGGACCGGCTGGACGAGCCCGCCCGGCGCCTGGTGCGGGCCGCAGCGGTCACCGACGGCCGTGAGGGGTTCGCGGCGCTCGCCGCCGCCGCCGGGCTCAGCGACGTCGAGCTCGACGAGGCGCTCGTGACGGCGGTCGACCACAAGGTGCTGCGCCGCAGCGGCTCCGATGACTACGCGTTCCGCCACGCCCTGCTGGGGGAGGCGCTGCGCGACGATCTGCTGCCGGGTGAGCGGCGGCGCATCCACGGGGCGTTCCTGGCGGCGCTGGCGCCCGACGCCCCACCTGCCACGCTGGCCAGGCACGCCCTCGCGGCCGGCGACCGGCGGACCGCCTTCCTCGCGACGGTGGAAGCCGCCCGGGCAGCAGGGCGCGTGGCCGGTCACGACGAGGCTGCTGCGCACTGGGAGCAGGCCCTCGAGCTGCTCGACGCGGCGCCGGAGGGCACCGACGAGATCGACCTGGTCATCGACGCCGCCGATGCGCTGGTCACCTCCGGCCAGCTCATGCGGGCACTCGACCTGCTGCGCGACCGGCTGGCTCAGCTGCCTGCGGATCGGGGGAGAGGCTGCCACGGGCGTCTGCTCGTCGCGATCGGCAACACCAGCTACTACGCCAACCTGGACGCCGAGGCCGAGCAGGCCAGCGCGGACGCCGCGCGGGTCGTGCCCGACGAGCCAACCGCGCTGCGCGGCGAGGTCGTCGCGCTGCGGGCGCGCGTGCTGTCTAGCCGGCAGCTCGACCAGGAGGCGATCGCGTGGGGCGAGCGGGCCCTCGCGATCGGGGAGCAGATCGGCTCGGAGCAGGTCATCAGCGATGCCAAGGCCACCTTGACCCGGCTCATGGTGCGCACCGGTGACGACCCCGACCGGGCCAGGGCGACCTTCCACGAGCTCGTCGACAGCTCGCGCGTGTCCGGGCACGTGCTGGGCGAGCTGCGCGGGCTGAACCAGCTGGGTTTCATCAACTTCAACGCCGGCGAGCTCGACCAGGCCGAGTGGGCCTTCGCCGAGGCCCTGCGCCGCGCCGAGGAGACCGGCTGGGGCAAGGGCCCCTACGGATTCGACGGCCGGTTCTTCGGCGCGGTCGTGGCGTACATGCGCGGTCATTGGGACCGGGTCCGCGAGCTGTGCGAGCCGCAGGCCGGACTTCCCGCGCTGCTGGCCGCGAACCTGGCGGCCGTCGGGCTGCCGGTGGCGGCCGCCCGCGGTGAGGTCGAGCAGATCGAGCGCACCCTCGCCATGCGGTCGTTGTGGCGTCATGAGGAGGCCGCATCGGCGCACGGCAGCGCGGGGCTCATCGAGCTGTACGGCGTCGCCGGCGACCTCGTGGCCGCGCGACGCACGTACGACGACGTGATCGAGGTGTTCGTCCGGGCCTGGGACGAGCCCGACTTCCCGGGACGGATCAAGCTCGCGGCCCTGCTGCTGGGCCAGTACGCCGGCGCCGTCGAATCACTGGAGCGTGCCGGTCAGCACCTGCTGCTCGCACAGGTCCCGGCCCTGGCCGGTGACGTCGAGCGGGTCGTCGCCGCGACCCACCCCTTCGGGCCCGAGGGTGAGGCGTGGCGCCGCCGCGCGCACGCCGAGATCGCCCGGCTGCGGTGGCGCTGCGGGGTGGACGCCCCGGACCTCGACGAGCTGACCGGCGCCTGGCGCTCCACGCTGGAGGCGTTCCGCGGCCTCGACGACCCCTACGAGACCGCTCGCTCGGCGACCCGGCTGGCGGCGGTGCTCATGACGACCGGCGCCGGGGCCGAGGCGGCCGCCCTGCTGCACGAGGCGCGCGGTGACGCCGAGCGGCTGCGCGCGCGTCCCCTGCTGGCCGAGATCGAGCTGCTGCGCCCACGCCAGGACGGGTCCGAGGTCCAGCTGACACCCCGCGAGATCGAGGTGCTCCACCAGGTGGCCGCCGGTCGTAGCAACGGCGAGATCGGCAAGCACCTGTTCATCAGCATCAAGACGGTCTCGGTGCACGTGTCGAACATCCTGGCCAAGCTCGAGGCGTCCGGGCGCACGGAGGCGGCGGCGATCGCTCGCCGCCGTGGCCTGCTCGATGGCTGA
- a CDS encoding aldehyde dehydrogenase family protein, whose translation MTATLEPTAGTDAPTETFDSLNPATGDVVGTHPIASKADVDAAVARARDTADWWGNLSFDERAEYLLTWRSVLTRRIAQLAELSHRETGKPHGDAQLEIVLAIDHIAWAAKHAKKVLGPHKVKSGLLMANQAATVEYRSLGVVGVIGPWNYPVFTPMGSIAYALAAGNTVVFKPSEYTPGVGQWLADSLTEVVHGRAVLQVVTGLGETGNALCTSGVDKLAFTGSGRTGKKVMAECAENLTPVIIEAGGKDSLIVDEDANLTKAAEAALWGGMSNAGQTCIGTERVYVHERVFDSFMTEILSQAKGLRAGADSGAKIGPITMPSQIDVIRTHIDDAIDKGAHVALGGKDAVGDRFVQPTILTHVPEDSVGMTEETFGPTLAINPVASMDEAVELTNATSYGLAGAVFSKKRGMEIAKRIRSGMTSVNSVIAFAGVPTLPFGGVGESGFGRIHGPDGLKEFTYAKAITRQKYRPPMLLTSFARDPKTDARVASLITLLHGGKKTIK comes from the coding sequence ATGACCGCAACGCTCGAACCGACCGCCGGCACCGATGCGCCGACAGAGACCTTCGACTCGCTGAACCCGGCCACCGGGGACGTCGTGGGCACCCACCCCATCGCCTCCAAGGCCGATGTCGACGCCGCGGTGGCTCGCGCCCGCGACACCGCCGACTGGTGGGGCAACCTGTCCTTCGACGAGCGCGCCGAGTACCTGCTGACCTGGCGCAGCGTGCTGACCCGCCGCATCGCCCAGCTGGCCGAGCTCTCGCACCGGGAGACCGGCAAGCCGCACGGCGACGCGCAGCTCGAGATCGTCCTGGCCATCGACCACATCGCGTGGGCGGCCAAGCACGCCAAGAAGGTGCTCGGCCCGCACAAGGTGAAGTCGGGCCTGCTGATGGCCAACCAGGCCGCGACCGTCGAGTACCGCTCGCTGGGCGTCGTCGGCGTCATCGGCCCGTGGAACTACCCCGTCTTCACCCCGATGGGCTCGATCGCCTACGCCCTGGCCGCCGGCAACACGGTGGTCTTCAAGCCGAGCGAGTACACCCCGGGCGTCGGCCAGTGGCTCGCCGACAGCCTGACCGAGGTCGTCCACGGCCGGGCGGTGCTGCAGGTCGTCACGGGCCTGGGCGAGACCGGCAACGCGCTGTGCACCTCGGGTGTCGACAAGCTCGCGTTCACCGGCTCGGGACGCACGGGCAAGAAGGTCATGGCCGAGTGCGCCGAGAACCTGACCCCCGTCATCATCGAGGCCGGCGGCAAGGACTCCTTGATCGTCGACGAGGACGCGAACCTGACCAAGGCCGCCGAGGCGGCACTGTGGGGCGGCATGTCCAATGCCGGCCAGACCTGCATCGGCACCGAGCGGGTGTACGTCCACGAGCGGGTCTTCGACTCGTTCATGACCGAGATCCTCAGCCAGGCCAAGGGCCTGCGGGCGGGCGCCGACTCGGGCGCCAAGATCGGGCCGATCACGATGCCGTCGCAGATCGACGTCATCCGCACCCACATCGACGACGCGATCGACAAGGGCGCACACGTCGCGCTCGGCGGCAAGGACGCGGTGGGGGATCGTTTCGTGCAGCCGACGATCCTGACGCACGTCCCCGAGGACTCGGTCGGGATGACCGAGGAGACCTTCGGGCCCACCCTGGCGATCAACCCGGTCGCGAGCATGGACGAGGCGGTCGAGCTGACCAACGCCACCTCGTACGGCCTGGCCGGGGCGGTGTTCTCCAAGAAGCGGGGCATGGAGATCGCCAAGCGCATCCGTTCGGGCATGACCTCGGTCAACTCGGTCATCGCGTTCGCGGGCGTGCCGACGCTGCCGTTCGGCGGCGTGGGCGAGTCCGGCTTCGGGCGCATCCACGGCCCCGACGGCCTGAAGGAGTTCACCTACGCCAAGGCGATCACGCGCCAGAAGTACCGTCCGCCGATGCTGCTGACGTCCTTCGCCCGCGACCCCAAGACCGATGCGCGGGTCGCCTCGCTCATCACGCTCCTGCACGGCGGCAAGAAGACGATCAAGTAG
- a CDS encoding GMC family oxidoreductase: protein MVDESYDYIVIGSGSAGGVVAARLSEDPQTRVLLLEAGPVDDDEMIRMPLGFSTLFKTKWDWNYETTPQKHLAGRRAYWPRMKALGGCSSMNAMIYIRGNHADYDEWRDAHGATGWGYEDVLPYFKKAEGNTRLGDPFHGTEGPLHVEDRTYVHPLSAAFLESGVAAGLKRTDDFNGAAQDGIGAYQLTTKKGRRWSVADAYIRPALDRPNLTLRTEAFVTKILLDGNRASGVAYRRHGQDLVARAEAEVVLSGGAINSPQLLMLSGIGPGAHLSEMGIDVAVESPGVGQNLQDHPVSGILSHTKDTTDVAEMLGLGNLLRWRATGKGPLSSNVADTGAFFSSRDDLDLPDIQLHVAPTGFYDNGLHEPMRRAQTTAVTLVNVQSKGHIRLRSADPSWHPEIDPGYFDDRADLDAMIGGFRRAFQILSQGPITRLIDTPWVPASADPTDDQIIEAIGALGQTLYHPVGTCAMGTIEGSVVDPQLRVHGVDGLRVADASVMPRVPRGNTNAPTIMIGEKCADLIKESRS, encoded by the coding sequence ATGGTGGACGAGTCCTACGACTACATCGTGATCGGTTCGGGCAGCGCCGGCGGAGTCGTCGCCGCGCGGCTCAGCGAGGACCCGCAGACCAGGGTGCTGCTGCTCGAGGCCGGCCCCGTGGACGACGACGAGATGATCCGCATGCCGCTGGGTTTCTCGACGCTGTTCAAGACCAAGTGGGACTGGAACTACGAGACGACTCCCCAGAAGCACCTCGCCGGCCGTCGCGCGTACTGGCCCCGGATGAAGGCGCTCGGCGGCTGCTCGTCGATGAACGCGATGATCTACATCCGCGGCAACCACGCCGACTACGACGAGTGGCGCGACGCCCACGGAGCCACCGGGTGGGGGTACGAGGACGTCCTGCCGTACTTCAAGAAGGCCGAGGGCAACACCCGCCTGGGCGATCCGTTCCACGGCACCGAGGGGCCGCTGCATGTCGAGGACCGCACCTACGTCCACCCGTTGAGCGCCGCCTTCCTCGAGTCGGGGGTCGCCGCGGGCCTCAAGCGCACCGACGACTTCAACGGTGCCGCGCAGGACGGCATCGGTGCCTACCAGCTCACCACGAAGAAGGGTCGCCGCTGGTCGGTCGCCGATGCCTACATCCGGCCGGCCCTGGACCGCCCCAACCTGACGCTGCGCACCGAGGCCTTCGTGACGAAGATCCTCCTGGACGGCAACCGGGCGAGCGGCGTCGCCTACCGCCGCCACGGCCAGGACCTCGTCGCCCGGGCCGAGGCCGAGGTCGTCCTCAGCGGGGGCGCGATCAACAGCCCCCAGCTGCTGATGCTGTCGGGCATCGGACCGGGTGCGCACCTGAGCGAGATGGGCATCGACGTCGCCGTCGAGTCGCCCGGCGTGGGTCAGAACCTGCAGGACCACCCCGTCTCGGGAATCCTCAGCCACACCAAGGACACCACCGATGTCGCCGAGATGCTCGGCCTGGGCAACCTGCTGAGGTGGCGGGCGACCGGCAAGGGGCCGTTGAGCTCCAATGTCGCCGACACCGGCGCGTTCTTCAGCTCGCGGGACGATCTGGACCTGCCCGACATCCAGCTGCACGTCGCGCCGACCGGCTTCTACGACAACGGCCTGCACGAGCCGATGCGCCGGGCGCAGACGACGGCAGTGACCCTGGTCAACGTGCAGAGCAAGGGGCACATCAGGTTGCGCTCGGCCGATCCGAGCTGGCATCCCGAGATCGATCCGGGCTACTTCGACGACCGGGCCGACCTGGACGCCATGATCGGCGGCTTCCGGCGGGCGTTCCAGATCCTGTCGCAGGGCCCGATCACGCGGCTCATCGACACGCCCTGGGTCCCGGCCTCGGCCGATCCGACCGACGACCAGATCATCGAGGCGATCGGCGCCCTCGGGCAGACGCTCTACCACCCGGTCGGCACCTGTGCGATGGGCACGATCGAGGGCAGCGTCGTCGACCCACAGCTCAGAGTCCATGGCGTGGACGGCCTGCGGGTCGCCGATGCGTCCGTCATGCCGCGGGTGCCCCGCGGCAACACCAATGCACCCACCATCATGATCGGCGAGAAGTGCGCCGATCTCATCAAGGAGTCCCGTTCATGA